The DNA region ATAAAATTTCTCTAGATAAAACACCTGTGTTGAAACTGGCTGGTGACAAACTAACTAGTGCTCAATTTGGTTTTGGTGTTAAAAAAGGTCAAAACGCTGAACTTATTAGCAAGTTCAATGACGGCCTAGCAAAAATTAAAGCTGATGGTACTTACGAGAAAATTCTCAACAAATACCAATAATATCAAAGCCTTAATCGCTATATAATTTCACTCAAGGAGGAGTTTATTTATAAACTCCTCCTTGCTTTCCTAAGTAAGCTGATTGGCTATGCCTCTTATTGAATAAGCGGAATTGTCTTTATCAGATTACCTCGTTACACAAGGAAACTCGTATGTTTGAGCTATTCACGGATAGCCTACCTGCCTTTCTTGATGGGTTGGAAATCACTCTCATCATCACGGTATGTTCGTTATTTTTTGCAACAATCATTGGCCTAGTACTCGGCCTTATTAATATCGGCAACAACACTTTTTTACGTGGCATCGCCAAGATTTATATCGACGTTGTGCGCGGTACACCTCTTATTGTTCAAGCCTTCTTTTTGTACTTCGGCATGACCGGTTACCTTGGTTTCCACATGAGTGCAGAAGTTGCCGGTACTATCGTGATCAGTATCAATGCGGGTGCCTACATGGCAGAAATTTTCCGTGGTGGCATTAAAGCCATTGATGTTGGGCAAATGGAAGCGGCTCGAAGCCTAGGACTTCCTTACACCCAAGCAATGATTAAAGTGGTTCTGCCACAAGCGTTTCGAAATATGATCCCTGCGATCCTAAACCAGTTCATTATTTCTTTAAAAGATACCTCTATCTTGACAGTAATTGGCGTAAATGAATTAACCCAATCAGGCCAAATCATTATCTCGTCAACGTATCGTTCTTTTGAGATTTGGACCATGGTCGGTATTCTATACTTTGCTCTTATCTTTATTTTGAGCACTATCTTTAGACAAATTGAGGCACGATTGAGCAATGATTAAGGTAGATGGATTAATAAAAGCTTTCGGTGATAATGTTGTTCTAAACGGCATTGACTTTAATGTAGGCGAAAATGAAGTAGTGTCTCTTATTGGCCCTTCTGGCTCAGGTAAGTCCACCTTGCTTCGCTGTCTCAATGGATTGGAAGAATTGAATGGCGGACATATCATCATTGAAGGTGATGATCTCGCAGATAAAAATCTTAACATTAATAAATTTCGCGAACGTGTCGGAATGGTGTTTCAATCATTCAACCTATTTCCGCACTTAACCGTGTTAGAAAATATTACTCTTGCACCACTGACCTTAAATAAATGCACCAAAAAGGAAGCGGATGCTATCGCCTTTGACCTACTCGATAAAGTGGGCCTACAAGATAAAGCAGACGCCTATCCTAAAAGTTTGTCTGGTGGTCAAAAACAGCGTATCGCTATTGCCCGCGCTCTTGCTATGAAACCTAGCCTACTACTGTTTGATGAGCCTACTTCTGCGCTCGATCCAGAAATGGTAGGTGAAGTACTACAAGTAATGCAAGATCTTGCCAGTTCACACGGTATGACTATGGTAGTAGTCACTCACGAAATGGGCTTTGCTCGTGAAGTGTGTGATCGCGTTGTCTTTATGGCAGACGGTAAAATTATTGAGCAAGGCAAACCTTGCGAAATCTTTGATAACCCTCAAAATGAGCGTACTAAAGACTTTTTATCAAAAGTACTTTAATCTGCTATTTTGTTAACCAATTAACTCGTTAACAAAATCCGCTTAAAGCACAAATACAAAAAAGGCCCTGCTATAAGTAGCTGGGCCTTTTTTTATCTTGCTCTGATCAGAAGAAATCAATAGATTTACGACCCGTTCTTGGGCTGACAGATGTATCGTCATCCTCTGCAGAAGAAGCCGTGGTCTCCTGAGTGGGCGACTCAAACTGTTGGGCATCCACATATTCTAGTGGCTCATCATAACCTTGATCACCAGCATCGTAGTTGTTATCTACGTACTCCACCTCAGGAGCATCAGCTGGATCTACATAGATAACCAAATAGAACTCTTCATCAAACTGAACTAAATCACCGTCCACCAGCTTACGACGTTTACGTGTTTCTATTTCACCGTTGACCGCCACAAAACCTTGACTGATGGCTTGTTTCGCTTCACCACCACCACCGACAGCATCGGCAATTTTCAATACTTTATACAGCTCTACCGGTTGAGTCGAGACTTCAACGCCAATGGCTTCAATTTCGATTTCTTCTTCTAAATGGTCCACACTATTTCCAACATGTCGTGTTACGAGTCACTCTCGCATTCTGCGTCCATTCTAACTGCTATTGGAACTCAGGCATAGCGGCAAGTTTAGTATGCCAAACGTGAATGTGTGAATACCCTCCCTCTATATCTACCTTAAACGCACCTTTCATTAAGTTGATGAACAAAAAGCCCGTAATATCAGCAACAGACAAAATACCCCCAGCAATATAGCTTGAGTGGCTTAGACGATTGTCCAATTTATCAAGAAAAGCGATGGCGCGACTTTTTGACTCTTCTCCCCATTCACTGACACAGTGTTCTCTGTCGGAGTAAAAACCCGTGATATTTCTGAAGGCTTGGAAACCCGCAATCAAACCTTGAAACTCCACGATACGATGCCACATTTCTACCTGTGCACTCTCCAAACCCGGACGGCCAAAAAGATGCATATTATTGGGCACACTGTGCTCAAAATAACGGCAAATAGCCGTAGATTCACTGATATAAGTACCGTCGTCTAATTCAAGCAATGGCACGGTACCACTGGCACTTTTACTTTGAAATTCAGGGGTTATATTCTCGCCACCTTTAAGATCAACGGCAACTCTTGTTACGTCAGTTCCGAGAAATTTGAGAAAAATGGAAACGCGTCTACAACTTGGTGTCGCGGCCGATTCATATAACTTCATTAATTATTCCCTTATAAAAACAATTGGATACACAAAATAAAATAGGCGTTTGTACCATATAAAAATGGCTTACAAAGAGTCTAGCCTAGATTTTTATTTATGCTGACTCATTTATAAACCTTGACACATTACTGACACTCACCACAATGCAACCATTAGCATATTTCAGCTACACTTATTCTATTCCCATGTATGGACACTAGTATGAAATGGCTTAAACCCCTAGCACTGAGCATCGCCCTCATCACCACGCTTTATGGCTGTGGTGGCGACGATAATTCAACCAGTAATACCCCAACTCATTTTAGCCTTGCCGTATCCGATGCGGCTATCGATGATGTTGCTTCTGTAACTGTGTTTTATCCACGGGCAGTCTTATTGCCGGTAGGCTCGGGAGACCCCATTGAATTGACGTTAAATTTTGCGCAAGGGCAGCAAAGTATTGCGGTGGATTTATTGGACTATCAAGGGAGCAAAGTCGCGCCTCTTGTAACAGATCAACTAGTACCAGCAGGTGATTACAAGCTGTGCTTATTTACTTTAGATGGTGAAGAGCAAAATAGTGCCCTCTCCCACGTCATCATTGGTGATGACGCACAATCAGGACACCTTGCGCCATTGCAGGTGCAAGGTGATGGTGCCTGCCCACAAGGTGTTGGCAAAGAGGCGGATGCTGGGGTACTTTATTTCAACAAAACCTTTTCACTTAACAACGGCAATAACCACTTTGTGGCGGAATTTGACTTAAGAAAAGGATTAAAAGAGCCCACAGGACAAGATGCTCACTATACGATTCAAAGAACCTCCGTTCAGTTGGTCAATCATGTTGAAGCCGGTCATATTAAAGGCGTCGTCAGCCAAGACGTTATTGCCAATTGCGCCTCTGGAGATAGCGACAACACAGTCAATGGGATTTATGTCTATAGCGGCACAGTAACACAAGCCAACATGCTCGGCTTTAATGGCACCCCATTAGACAACCAAGTTCTGCCCACAACCTCGGCAACGGTGACATACAATGAGCAGTCAGGTTTATTCGAATACGAGGTAGGCTTCTTAGGCGAAGGGGCCTATTCCCTTGGCTACACCTGCTCTGCCAATAAAGACACCTTACCATCCATAGACGAATTTACTATTTATCAGCAGGCAGATGAAGCAGTAAGGGTGACGGCCAATGCGACTGTCACCGTCAACTTCAATGAACCAATGTAGGCAGTAAGGTAAAAAAGCGGATACGCAGACTTGCCATTCCGCTTTGTAAGCCTCACCCTAACCCCTAACTGACAACTAGCGAACAAAGATTTTTTTCATTACCGACAACACTCGTGGCCGCTGTTGCATTATGATTTTCGATCTCATTAACCAACTTGGCGTATGCAATACCGTTCTTGCATGGCTGAATGTTCTAAAACCCTCTTCACCATGATAATGACCCACTCCAGAGTGGCCAATGCCGCCAAATGGTGCATCATCTGCTGCTACATGAAACAGAGTATCATTAATTGCCACTCCACCTGAGTGCGTGTGACTGATCACATACTCAATAGTTTGCTTGTCGTCACTCATGATATATAAGGCTAAAGGCCGTTGACGATCGTTAATAAATTCAACCGCATTATCAATGGTTTGATAAGTAATTATGGGCAAAATAGGGCCAAATATTTCCTCTTTCATCACCTCTAAATCCGCATCTGGATTGATGATCAAATGGGGTAGTAATTGGTTATTTGTTGCCTCGCTTTGTGGTTCAGCGACAGGAATCACACGCACAGAGGGCTTTGCCTTAGCTTGCTCTAAGTACCCTTGCAGACGTTGATATTGGCGCGAGTTTATAATGTGGCTAAATTGCGTCATATCCTCAGCAAAATAACGATGAAACCGTTGGATAAATAATTCAGCAAATTCATCCACTCGATCCTGTTCAATTAATACATAATCTGGGGCCACGCAAATCTGTCCGGCATTAATGCACTTGCCAAGTAGCACCGCATCAATAATTTTATCGAGTGATGCATCCGGCGCTATCACCACCGGGGATTTGCCCCCTAACTCAAGGGTTACGGGTGTCAAATTTTTCGCCGCCGCTTGCGCGACCATGCGCCCCACTGACGTAGAACCGGTAAACAACATATGATCAAAAGGCAATGCGCTGAAACGAGCTGCCATATCTGCGCTCCCTTGCACCACTATCACCTCCTCATCCACAACTGAAAATATTTTTTCAATCACTTGGTTCGTTTGCGGAGTGAACTCACTCAACTTGAGCATCACTTTGTTACCTGCGGCTATAGCCGAAACCACAGGAGGAAGACTTAACATCACTGGAAAGTTCCAAGGGGATATCACGCCCACCACGCCCACAGCTTGGTATTGCACGCGCACTTTAGACGGGGTTAACAGTAGTCCTGAATGCCGCTTGGAGGGGCTCATCCATTGCGATAAATGTTTGAGCGTATATTTAATATGGTTCAGAGTGGGAATAATATCAGACAATACCGAATCAAATTCTGAACGGTAGCCAAAGTCTTTGCACAGAGCGGCCACCAGCGCTTTTTGATGGTCAAGTAGTGATTGTTTTATCAATAATAAACGCTGTTTTCTTTGCGCTAAAGTGGGATTTCTATTTGCCGAATAACGGGTTTTCAGCGTCTGTAGCTGCACCTTGATATCGTGACTTTGACTCAGAGAATTGTCTGGAACCAAATTAAGGTGACCCATACGCATGTTCCTTTTTCTATTAATAGTAATTCAAATGTTACTTATATTTTAAAAATTGTAGGTGACTAGGATCATTACTCCTATCCTTTACTCTTATAAACCTCCACTTTAACCAAGCAACCATCAGGAATGTGAATCAGCCCCTCTTTCAATAAGCAAAAAAGGCCACAACCTAAGTTGCGACCTTTCATCATCAAACATGCCTTAACGCTATTTTAGGCAAATTGATTCATGGTGTTATTTTCACCGGAGGCTTTCAGCGCCTGATCCCCAGAGAAATATTCCTTATGATCATCACCAATATTGGAGCCGGACATATCTTGGTGTTTCACCGAAGCCAATCCTTGA from Vibrio rarus includes:
- a CDS encoding RNA-binding S4 domain-containing protein, with product MDHLEEEIEIEAIGVEVSTQPVELYKVLKIADAVGGGGEAKQAISQGFVAVNGEIETRKRRKLVDGDLVQFDEEFYLVIYVDPADAPEVEYVDNNYDAGDQGYDEPLEYVDAQQFESPTQETTASSAEDDDTSVSPRTGRKSIDFF
- a CDS encoding DUF4382 domain-containing protein encodes the protein MKWLKPLALSIALITTLYGCGGDDNSTSNTPTHFSLAVSDAAIDDVASVTVFYPRAVLLPVGSGDPIELTLNFAQGQQSIAVDLLDYQGSKVAPLVTDQLVPAGDYKLCLFTLDGEEQNSALSHVIIGDDAQSGHLAPLQVQGDGACPQGVGKEADAGVLYFNKTFSLNNGNNHFVAEFDLRKGLKEPTGQDAHYTIQRTSVQLVNHVEAGHIKGVVSQDVIANCASGDSDNTVNGIYVYSGTVTQANMLGFNGTPLDNQVLPTTSATVTYNEQSGLFEYEVGFLGEGAYSLGYTCSANKDTLPSIDEFTIYQQADEAVRVTANATVTVNFNEPM
- a CDS encoding amino acid ABC transporter ATP-binding protein; protein product: MIKVDGLIKAFGDNVVLNGIDFNVGENEVVSLIGPSGSGKSTLLRCLNGLEELNGGHIIIEGDDLADKNLNINKFRERVGMVFQSFNLFPHLTVLENITLAPLTLNKCTKKEADAIAFDLLDKVGLQDKADAYPKSLSGGQKQRIAIARALAMKPSLLLFDEPTSALDPEMVGEVLQVMQDLASSHGMTMVVVTHEMGFAREVCDRVVFMADGKIIEQGKPCEIFDNPQNERTKDFLSKVL
- a CDS encoding amino acid ABC transporter permease; the encoded protein is MFELFTDSLPAFLDGLEITLIITVCSLFFATIIGLVLGLINIGNNTFLRGIAKIYIDVVRGTPLIVQAFFLYFGMTGYLGFHMSAEVAGTIVISINAGAYMAEIFRGGIKAIDVGQMEAARSLGLPYTQAMIKVVLPQAFRNMIPAILNQFIISLKDTSILTVIGVNELTQSGQIIISSTYRSFEIWTMVGILYFALIFILSTIFRQIEARLSND
- a CDS encoding glutathione S-transferase; translated protein: MKLYESAATPSCRRVSIFLKFLGTDVTRVAVDLKGGENITPEFQSKSASGTVPLLELDDGTYISESTAICRYFEHSVPNNMHLFGRPGLESAQVEMWHRIVEFQGLIAGFQAFRNITGFYSDREHCVSEWGEESKSRAIAFLDKLDNRLSHSSYIAGGILSVADITGFLFINLMKGAFKVDIEGGYSHIHVWHTKLAAMPEFQ
- a CDS encoding coniferyl aldehyde dehydrogenase, coding for MGHLNLVPDNSLSQSHDIKVQLQTLKTRYSANRNPTLAQRKQRLLLIKQSLLDHQKALVAALCKDFGYRSEFDSVLSDIIPTLNHIKYTLKHLSQWMSPSKRHSGLLLTPSKVRVQYQAVGVVGVISPWNFPVMLSLPPVVSAIAAGNKVMLKLSEFTPQTNQVIEKIFSVVDEEVIVVQGSADMAARFSALPFDHMLFTGSTSVGRMVAQAAAKNLTPVTLELGGKSPVVIAPDASLDKIIDAVLLGKCINAGQICVAPDYVLIEQDRVDEFAELFIQRFHRYFAEDMTQFSHIINSRQYQRLQGYLEQAKAKPSVRVIPVAEPQSEATNNQLLPHLIINPDADLEVMKEEIFGPILPIITYQTIDNAVEFINDRQRPLALYIMSDDKQTIEYVISHTHSGGVAINDTLFHVAADDAPFGGIGHSGVGHYHGEEGFRTFSHARTVLHTPSWLMRSKIIMQQRPRVLSVMKKIFVR